A single genomic interval of Celeribacter indicus harbors:
- a CDS encoding TauD/TfdA dioxygenase family protein, whose product MTLNTAPHRPLEMRPLSKKLGVEIRGVDLADLDDAVFAKLKEAFDIHGVVVLPGQKLTPEELRAFGRRFGPLETHTLLQYTLPDYPEIYVLSNLEENGKPLGAHNEGIGWHTDLSYKERPVMATMLYGIMCPPEGGDTLFADMSAAWDALPEARKAELDGKKIQHSYQKWMATRADRAPLTEEQKAKTPDVTHPLVRTHPATGRKSLFIGTGTVYGLEGVSNPEGKRIVDELVDYATGEDFVLVHKWTEGDVVMWDNRRTLHTGTLFDDTKYKRHIHRMMVQGDVPA is encoded by the coding sequence ATGACACTCAATACCGCCCCGCACCGGCCGCTCGAGATGCGGCCCCTTTCCAAAAAGCTCGGCGTCGAGATCCGCGGCGTCGACCTGGCCGATCTGGACGACGCGGTTTTCGCGAAGCTGAAGGAGGCTTTCGACATTCACGGCGTGGTCGTGTTGCCCGGCCAGAAGCTGACACCGGAGGAACTCCGTGCCTTCGGACGGCGCTTTGGTCCGCTCGAGACCCATACGCTGTTGCAGTATACGCTGCCGGACTATCCCGAAATCTACGTGCTCTCGAACCTCGAGGAGAACGGAAAGCCCTTGGGCGCCCATAATGAGGGAATAGGCTGGCATACCGATCTCAGCTACAAGGAGCGGCCGGTGATGGCGACGATGCTCTATGGCATCATGTGCCCGCCGGAAGGGGGCGACACGCTGTTCGCCGACATGAGTGCGGCCTGGGACGCGCTGCCAGAGGCCCGCAAGGCCGAGCTGGACGGGAAGAAGATCCAGCATTCCTATCAGAAGTGGATGGCAACCCGTGCCGACCGCGCCCCGCTGACGGAAGAGCAGAAGGCGAAGACGCCCGATGTCACGCATCCGCTGGTGAGGACACATCCCGCCACCGGCCGCAAGAGTCTCTTCATCGGCACGGGCACCGTCTACGGGCTGGAGGGGGTCTCCAATCCCGAGGGCAAGCGGATCGTCGACGAGCTTGTCGACTACGCCACGGGCGAGGACTTCGTGCTCGTTCACAAATGGACCGAGGGCGATGTCGTGATGTGGGACAATCGCCGGACGCTGCACACCGGCACCCTCTTCGACGACACGAAATACAAGCGGCACATTCACCGCATGATGGTGCAGGGCGACGTCCCAGCGTGA
- a CDS encoding cation:proton antiporter, with translation MELIAQSPFAEISALLVMAAVIGFLGIILRQPLIVSFIAVGLIAGPSVLDVVHSDEQISLLSELGIAVLLFLVGIKLDVKLIRSLGGVALMTGLGQVAFTSVFGYLIGLALGLGHVTSLYVAVALTFSSTIIIVKLLSDKREIDSLHGQIALGFLIVQDLVVVLAMIVLSAIGIGAAGTAQGSGSVPLVLASGAAMVALVILFVRYVADPLTERLARAPELLVIFAIAMAAMFAAIGDIVGLGKEVGGLLAGVALASTPYRETIAARLAPLRDFLLLFFFISLGSALDLSLLGAHVGGAIVFSLFVLIGNPLIVLAIMGAMGYRKRTGFLAGLTVAQISEFSLIFVAMGVSLGHVQEDALGLVTMVGLVTIAASTYMITYSHQIFARLGPALGIFERRGTPREPSEAGAHHDEGYRIVLFGLGRFGTAIGMRLRKRGIRALGVDFNPLAVRRWRGLGLEAEFGDATDPQFVSDLPLPRAEWIVSTVPAHPTGLTHEDTRATLIQLSRAAGFGGRIVVTSHHPKETEGLFASGADMVLEPFQDAADRAVDLLCGAPEEERTDIPQIDTEEKQVS, from the coding sequence ATGGAACTGATCGCGCAGTCGCCCTTTGCGGAAATCTCGGCCCTTCTGGTCATGGCGGCGGTGATCGGCTTCCTCGGCATCATCCTGCGGCAGCCGCTGATCGTGAGCTTCATCGCCGTCGGGCTGATCGCCGGCCCCTCCGTCCTCGACGTGGTGCATTCGGACGAACAGATCAGCCTGCTGTCCGAGCTCGGCATCGCCGTCCTGCTCTTTCTGGTCGGCATCAAGCTCGACGTGAAGCTCATCCGCTCGCTCGGGGGCGTCGCGCTCATGACCGGGCTCGGGCAGGTCGCCTTCACCTCGGTCTTCGGCTACCTGATCGGTCTCGCGCTCGGGCTCGGCCATGTCACGAGCCTCTATGTCGCGGTGGCGCTGACGTTCTCCTCGACCATCATCATCGTCAAGCTGCTGTCGGACAAGCGCGAGATCGACAGCCTGCACGGGCAGATCGCCCTCGGGTTCCTCATCGTGCAGGACCTCGTGGTGGTGCTCGCGATGATCGTGCTCTCCGCCATCGGGATCGGCGCGGCCGGGACCGCGCAGGGCAGCGGCTCCGTGCCGCTGGTGCTCGCGTCCGGCGCCGCGATGGTGGCGCTCGTCATCCTGTTCGTGCGCTACGTGGCCGATCCGCTGACGGAACGGCTGGCGCGGGCGCCTGAACTGCTGGTGATCTTCGCCATCGCCATGGCGGCGATGTTCGCGGCGATCGGGGACATCGTCGGGCTGGGCAAGGAGGTCGGCGGGTTGCTGGCGGGGGTCGCGCTCGCCTCCACCCCCTATCGGGAGACCATCGCGGCACGCCTCGCCCCGCTGCGCGATTTCCTGCTGCTCTTCTTCTTCATCTCGCTCGGCTCCGCGCTCGACCTGTCTCTGCTGGGTGCGCATGTCGGCGGTGCCATCGTCTTCTCGCTCTTCGTGCTGATCGGCAACCCGCTGATCGTCCTCGCGATCATGGGGGCGATGGGCTATCGCAAGCGCACCGGCTTCCTCGCCGGCCTGACCGTGGCACAGATCAGCGAATTCTCCCTGATCTTCGTCGCGATGGGCGTCTCGCTCGGTCATGTGCAGGAGGATGCGCTCGGGCTCGTCACCATGGTGGGGCTCGTCACCATCGCGGCCTCCACCTACATGATCACCTATTCGCACCAGATCTTCGCCCGTCTCGGACCCGCCCTCGGCATTTTCGAGCGCAGGGGCACGCCGCGCGAGCCCTCCGAGGCGGGGGCACATCATGACGAGGGCTACAGGATCGTCCTCTTCGGGCTCGGACGGTTCGGCACGGCGATCGGCATGCGCCTGCGCAAGCGGGGCATCCGGGCGCTGGGCGTCGATTTCAACCCGCTGGCGGTGCGGCGCTGGCGCGGGCTCGGCCTCGAGGCGGAATTCGGCGACGCGACCGATCCGCAATTCGTCTCCGACTTGCCGCTGCCGCGCGCGGAGTGGATCGTCTCGACCGTTCCGGCCCATCCCACTGGGCTGACCCACGAGGACACGCGCGCGACGCTGATCCAGCTGAGCCGCGCGGCCGGTTTCGGCGGCCGCATCGTCGTCACCTCGCATCACCCGAAGGAGACGGAAGGCCTGTTCGCCTCGGGCGCGGACATGGTGCTCGAACCCTTCCAGGATGCCGCCGACCGGGCCGTCGACCTGCTCTGCGGCGCCCCCGAGGAAGAGCGAACGGACATTCCGCAGATCGACACCGAAGAGAAACAGGTGTCCTGA
- a CDS encoding cytosine deaminase, whose protein sequence is MTPFDDIDIAENSFCLRDAQIHRAFLDSGDMPVEADDAVRCDVIVRGGRIEAILPSGDAVDPTLPIHDLAGRHIWPGLVDAHVHLDKCQAFPRLIGADGTFAGARDATTADREAYWSYEDLYRRMSFGLRAAYAHGVTATRTHLDSPEPQAEISWRVFRRLRDEWRGRIDLQAVAFVPLDVYGTPFGARLAQIAADAGGVLGAVTRSTHGLHGMPFEGFERLLDQLFGLAEAHDLDLDLHVDESGDPNARALAAVAEATIRHGYEGRVTCGHCCSLAVQPEEAAARTIARVAEAEISVITLPVVNMYLQDRTPGRSPRWRGVPPVAELSAAGVSVAVAGDNCRDAFYAYGDHDLFDTFRQAVRILQLDNPVGDAPALVTSVPAGIMRLPDQGTLRVGGRADFNLFNARNLNELLSRPQGDRILVRGGLRVRPRLPEYSELDPPRDHAPIQTIRTETVE, encoded by the coding sequence ATGACACCTTTCGATGACATCGACATCGCTGAGAACAGCTTCTGTCTGCGGGACGCACAGATTCACCGGGCGTTTCTCGACAGCGGCGACATGCCGGTGGAAGCCGATGACGCGGTCCGCTGTGATGTGATCGTCCGGGGCGGGCGGATAGAGGCAATCCTGCCCTCCGGCGACGCCGTCGATCCGACACTGCCGATCCATGATCTCGCCGGCCGGCATATCTGGCCCGGCCTCGTGGACGCCCATGTCCATCTCGACAAATGCCAGGCGTTTCCTCGCCTCATCGGGGCGGACGGCACGTTCGCTGGCGCACGCGACGCGACGACCGCGGACCGTGAGGCGTATTGGTCCTACGAGGACCTCTATCGGCGGATGAGTTTCGGCCTTCGCGCGGCCTATGCACATGGCGTGACCGCCACGCGGACCCATCTGGACTCGCCCGAGCCGCAGGCCGAGATCAGCTGGCGGGTCTTCCGCCGCCTGCGCGACGAATGGCGTGGCCGGATCGACCTGCAGGCGGTTGCCTTCGTTCCCCTCGATGTCTACGGGACGCCGTTCGGAGCGCGGCTGGCGCAAATCGCCGCTGACGCAGGCGGGGTTCTGGGCGCGGTCACGCGGTCCACACATGGGCTCCATGGCATGCCGTTCGAGGGGTTCGAAAGGCTGCTCGATCAGCTCTTCGGATTGGCGGAGGCGCATGACCTGGACCTCGACCTGCATGTCGACGAGTCGGGAGATCCCAACGCCCGCGCCCTTGCCGCGGTGGCCGAGGCGACCATCCGCCACGGCTACGAAGGTCGCGTGACCTGCGGCCATTGCTGTAGCCTGGCCGTCCAGCCCGAGGAGGCGGCGGCGCGGACGATCGCACGGGTTGCAGAGGCAGAAATATCGGTCATCACGCTGCCGGTCGTGAACATGTACCTTCAGGACCGCACTCCGGGCCGCAGCCCGCGCTGGCGCGGTGTGCCGCCCGTGGCCGAGCTTTCGGCGGCCGGCGTATCCGTCGCCGTGGCGGGCGACAACTGCCGCGATGCCTTCTATGCCTATGGCGATCACGACCTCTTCGATACGTTCCGCCAGGCGGTCCGTATCCTGCAACTCGACAATCCGGTCGGCGATGCGCCGGCGCTCGTAACCTCGGTGCCTGCCGGGATCATGCGGCTTCCCGACCAGGGGACGCTGCGCGTCGGCGGCCGGGCGGATTTCAACCTCTTCAACGCACGCAATCTGAACGAGTTGCTGTCGCGGCCGCAAGGCGATCGCATCCTCGTGCGCGGCGGCCTGCGGGTACGCCCCCGGCTGCCCGAGTATTCGGAACTCGACCCGCCGCGAGATCATGCTCCCATTCAAACGATCAGGACGGAGACAGTAGAATGA
- a CDS encoding ABC transporter substrate-binding protein, producing MKMKFILLSLVAGTLASPVLAQDEMTFQANWLIQGENAYMVAGKEKGFFDDEGIDLTIQRGFGSGDTIKKVVTGTATVGTADSGTVMVAIEREGLPLKCIASEYTSSPQGIWVLKSSGITSLGDLEGKTFGLTAGNSMQVYFPVMAEAVGLDPDSVRFVNMEASALLPTLLAGQIDAMTGFATVIDLRNEEAQAQGEELQGMTMAENGLRIYGECQFTRTDVIEQTPDLLERYLRAMRRSLEWSRDNPEETARIISAQYPELGYERVLKNHLAYLDFVFNDLSEDIGVSHIDRNMLQQTFDIVANSQGLDTEVDVEKFYDDSMVPE from the coding sequence ATGAAGATGAAATTCATATTGCTCTCGCTGGTTGCGGGAACACTGGCCTCGCCGGTTCTGGCGCAGGACGAGATGACCTTTCAGGCGAACTGGCTGATCCAGGGTGAAAACGCCTACATGGTGGCGGGAAAGGAAAAGGGCTTTTTCGACGATGAGGGGATCGACCTGACGATCCAGCGCGGATTCGGTTCCGGCGATACCATCAAGAAAGTGGTGACGGGAACCGCCACCGTCGGCACGGCCGACAGCGGCACCGTCATGGTCGCGATCGAGCGCGAGGGCCTGCCGCTGAAATGTATCGCGTCGGAATACACCTCGTCGCCACAGGGCATCTGGGTGCTGAAAAGCTCCGGCATCACCTCGCTCGGAGATCTCGAAGGGAAGACCTTCGGGCTGACCGCCGGCAATTCCATGCAGGTCTACTTTCCGGTGATGGCCGAGGCCGTGGGGCTTGATCCCGACAGCGTGCGCTTCGTCAACATGGAGGCGAGCGCGCTGCTGCCGACTCTACTGGCCGGCCAGATCGACGCGATGACCGGATTCGCCACTGTCATAGACCTGCGCAACGAGGAGGCTCAGGCCCAGGGGGAGGAGCTCCAGGGCATGACCATGGCCGAGAACGGATTGCGCATCTACGGCGAGTGCCAGTTCACCCGTACCGATGTGATCGAGCAGACCCCGGATCTTCTGGAGCGTTATCTGCGGGCGATGCGCCGATCGCTCGAATGGTCGCGCGACAACCCCGAGGAGACGGCGAGGATCATATCGGCCCAGTATCCCGAACTCGGTTACGAGCGCGTGCTCAAGAACCATCTCGCCTATCTCGACTTCGTCTTCAACGACCTGAGCGAGGACATCGGTGTAAGTCATATCGACAGAAACATGCTTCAGCAGACCTTCGACATCGTCGCGAACTCGCAGGGGCTGGACACCGAGGTCGACGTCGAAAAATTCTACGATGACAGTATGGTGCCGGAATGA
- a CDS encoding ABC transporter ATP-binding protein, which yields MNAGDVRLGGIVQTFGEDEERVTALSDVDLTVEAGEFVSLVGPSGCGKSTLLRLVSGLIRPSAGRVMLGETQVSAPTPDVGFVFQAPTLLPWATVLENVLFPLRMLGEIAPDSADRARELLALVGLQDFEGRHPDELSGGMQQRVAICRGLIRDPAVMLMDEPFAALDALTREEMGGHLLELWRQKPKTIIFVTHSINEAVFLSDRVIVMSARPGRIVDDVRIGLARPRTQDMETTNEYHHAVQRIRQHIYGKRDTRIPAREATA from the coding sequence ATGAACGCGGGCGACGTCCGACTCGGCGGGATTGTCCAGACCTTCGGCGAGGACGAGGAGCGCGTCACCGCCCTCTCCGACGTCGATCTGACGGTAGAGGCCGGCGAGTTCGTCTCTCTCGTCGGGCCCTCGGGCTGTGGCAAGTCCACATTGCTGCGATTGGTCAGTGGACTGATCCGGCCCAGTGCGGGGCGGGTGATGCTGGGGGAGACGCAGGTCAGCGCACCGACGCCGGACGTCGGCTTCGTGTTCCAGGCGCCCACGCTTCTGCCCTGGGCGACGGTGCTGGAAAACGTCCTGTTCCCGCTGCGGATGCTGGGCGAGATCGCGCCCGATAGTGCCGATCGTGCCCGCGAGCTTTTGGCGCTCGTCGGCTTGCAGGATTTCGAAGGCCGCCATCCCGACGAGTTATCGGGCGGTATGCAGCAACGCGTCGCGATCTGCCGGGGCCTGATCCGCGATCCGGCGGTGATGTTGATGGACGAGCCGTTCGCCGCACTCGATGCGCTTACCCGCGAGGAGATGGGCGGACATCTTCTGGAGCTTTGGCGGCAGAAGCCGAAGACCATCATTTTCGTCACCCATTCGATCAACGAGGCAGTGTTCCTGTCCGACCGTGTCATCGTGATGAGCGCGCGGCCGGGCCGCATAGTCGACGATGTCCGCATCGGACTGGCGCGCCCGCGCACACAGGACATGGAGACTACCAATGAATACCATCACGCGGTCCAAAGAATTCGTCAGCACATCTACGGCAAGCGCGACACCCGCATCCCCGCTCGTGAAGCGACTGCGTAG
- a CDS encoding HAD-IC family P-type ATPase: MNDTPDPHAFHAASAQDVLDRLATRETGLGAEEAARRLAEHGPNRLPEPPARSPLLRFLSHFHNVLIYVLIGSAAVTAALQHWVDTGVILAVVLVNAVIGYVQEGRAEQAMEAIRGMLAPRSAVLRDGARISVDAADLVPGDVVLVEAGDRVPADLRLIEARGLKAEEAILTGESVPVDKTIAPVSGDAVLGERGSMLFSGTLIAAGAGRGVVVATGAATEIGHISGMLSRVETLTTPLVAQMDRFARWLTVFILIVAASLLAYGYFVDHVAFADFFMAVVGLSVAAIPEGLPAVLTITLAVGVQAMARRNAIVRRLPAIETLGSVSVICSDKTGTLTRNEMMAATLVSDGHVYSVAGDGYAPEGAVRWREDEVAPQDHAVLADFARVAALCNDAALHGAADGWVVEGDPMEGALMALAGKLTGDGAAPFRDWTRVDAIPFDAAHRYMATLHRDGEGNARIDVKGAPEAVLALCAGQRSAEGGTEPLDPAHWQDKVEDLAGEGQRVIAVATRAVPRGQAGLDGADLEGQLTLIGLVGLIDPPRPEAVAAVAECHAAGIRVKMITGDHAATARAIAAMIGLQNHDRVLTGADLEAMDDAALADLVVETDIFARTSPAHKLRLVEDLAGEGQRVIAVATRAVPRGQAGLDGADLEGQLTLIGLVGLIDPPRPEAVAAVAECHAAGIRVKMITGDHAATARAIAAMIGLQNHDRVLTGADLEAMDDAALADLVVETDIFARTSPAHKLRLVAALQARGLTVAMTGDGVNDAPALKRADAGIAMGLKGSSAAKEAAELVLADDNFASIVAAVREGRTVYDNIKKVISWTLPTNAGEALTIIVALFAGMALPITAVQILWVNLITAVTLGLALAFEPSEPGTMARPPRPRSEPLLTGGLVWHIVLVSSLFLLAVFGMYFYAIDRDYPAALAQSIAMNTLVVLEIFHLFFIRNIHGASLTWAAAKGTRIVWACVIAVTAAQFAITYLPPLQAVFGTQAVPLFDGLIIVAVGAVFFALIEAEKQMRLAFRWASATPAG; the protein is encoded by the coding sequence ATGAACGACACCCCGGATCCCCACGCCTTTCACGCGGCCTCGGCCCAGGATGTGCTCGACCGCCTCGCGACGCGGGAGACCGGCCTGGGCGCGGAGGAAGCCGCCCGCCGCCTTGCCGAACACGGGCCGAACCGCCTGCCGGAACCACCGGCGCGCAGCCCGCTCCTGCGGTTCCTGTCGCATTTCCACAACGTGCTGATCTATGTGCTGATCGGCTCCGCCGCGGTCACGGCGGCCTTGCAGCACTGGGTGGACACGGGCGTGATCCTGGCTGTGGTGCTGGTCAACGCGGTGATCGGCTATGTCCAGGAAGGCCGCGCCGAACAGGCGATGGAGGCGATCCGGGGCATGCTCGCGCCGCGGTCCGCCGTGCTGCGCGACGGCGCGCGGATCAGCGTCGATGCCGCCGATCTCGTGCCGGGCGACGTCGTGCTGGTGGAGGCCGGCGACCGGGTGCCCGCGGACCTGCGGCTGATCGAGGCGCGGGGCCTGAAGGCGGAGGAGGCGATCCTGACGGGAGAATCCGTGCCGGTGGACAAGACCATCGCGCCGGTGAGCGGGGATGCGGTGCTCGGGGAGCGGGGCTCGATGCTGTTTTCGGGCACGCTGATCGCGGCGGGCGCGGGGCGCGGCGTGGTCGTTGCCACGGGCGCGGCGACGGAGATCGGCCATATCAGCGGGATGCTTTCGCGCGTGGAGACGCTCACGACGCCGCTCGTCGCCCAGATGGACCGTTTCGCCCGCTGGCTGACCGTCTTCATCCTGATCGTCGCGGCCTCCCTGCTGGCCTATGGCTATTTCGTCGACCATGTGGCCTTTGCCGATTTCTTCATGGCGGTGGTCGGGCTTTCGGTCGCCGCGATCCCCGAAGGGCTGCCGGCCGTGCTGACCATCACCCTTGCGGTGGGGGTGCAGGCCATGGCGCGGCGCAACGCGATCGTGCGCCGCCTGCCGGCGATCGAGACGCTGGGGTCGGTCTCGGTGATCTGCTCGGACAAGACCGGCACGCTGACCCGCAACGAGATGATGGCGGCGACGCTCGTGTCGGACGGGCATGTCTATTCCGTCGCCGGCGACGGCTATGCCCCCGAGGGCGCGGTGCGCTGGCGCGAGGACGAGGTGGCGCCGCAGGACCACGCCGTGCTGGCGGACTTCGCCCGCGTGGCCGCGCTGTGCAACGATGCGGCGCTGCACGGCGCGGCGGACGGCTGGGTGGTCGAGGGTGACCCGATGGAGGGCGCGCTGATGGCGCTGGCGGGCAAGCTGACCGGCGACGGCGCCGCACCCTTCCGCGACTGGACCCGCGTCGATGCGATCCCCTTCGATGCCGCGCATCGCTACATGGCGACGCTTCATCGCGACGGGGAGGGGAACGCCCGCATCGACGTCAAGGGCGCTCCCGAGGCGGTGCTGGCGCTCTGCGCCGGCCAGAGATCCGCGGAGGGCGGGACGGAACCGCTCGACCCGGCGCATTGGCAGGACAAGGTGGAGGACCTGGCAGGCGAGGGGCAGCGGGTGATCGCGGTCGCCACGCGCGCGGTGCCGCGGGGGCAGGCCGGGCTGGACGGCGCGGACCTGGAAGGACAGCTCACCCTGATCGGGCTCGTCGGGCTGATCGACCCGCCGCGTCCCGAGGCGGTGGCGGCGGTGGCGGAATGCCACGCGGCGGGAATTCGGGTGAAGATGATCACCGGAGACCATGCCGCCACCGCGCGGGCCATCGCGGCGATGATCGGCTTGCAGAACCACGACCGCGTCCTCACCGGCGCGGATCTCGAGGCGATGGACGATGCCGCCCTCGCGGATCTGGTGGTGGAGACGGATATCTTCGCGCGCACCTCGCCCGCGCACAAGCTGCGCCTCGTGGAGGACCTGGCAGGCGAGGGGCAGCGGGTGATCGCGGTCGCCACGCGCGCGGTGCCGCGGGGGCAGGCCGGGCTGGACGGCGCGGACCTGGAAGGACAGCTCACCCTGATCGGGCTCGTCGGGCTGATCGACCCGCCGCGTCCCGAGGCGGTGGCGGCGGTGGCGGAATGCCACGCGGCGGGAATTCGGGTGAAGATGATCACCGGAGACCATGCCGCCACCGCGCGGGCCATCGCGGCGATGATCGGCTTGCAGAACCACGACCGCGTCCTCACCGGCGCGGATCTCGAGGCGATGGACGATGCCGCCCTCGCGGATCTGGTGGTGGAGACGGATATCTTCGCGCGCACCTCGCCCGCGCACAAGCTGCGCCTCGTCGCGGCGTTGCAGGCGCGGGGGCTGACCGTGGCGATGACCGGGGACGGGGTGAACGACGCGCCGGCGCTCAAGCGGGCCGATGCCGGGATCGCCATGGGGCTGAAGGGCAGTTCGGCGGCCAAGGAGGCGGCCGAGCTCGTCCTCGCCGACGACAATTTCGCCTCCATCGTGGCGGCGGTGCGCGAGGGGCGCACCGTCTACGACAACATCAAGAAGGTCATAAGCTGGACCCTGCCGACCAATGCGGGCGAGGCGCTGACGATCATCGTGGCGCTGTTCGCCGGCATGGCGCTGCCGATCACGGCGGTGCAGATCCTCTGGGTCAACCTGATCACCGCCGTGACGCTGGGGCTGGCGCTCGCCTTCGAGCCGTCCGAGCCGGGGACCATGGCGCGCCCGCCGCGCCCGCGCAGCGAACCGCTCCTGACCGGGGGGCTGGTCTGGCACATCGTGCTGGTCTCGTCGCTGTTCCTGCTGGCGGTGTTCGGGATGTATTTCTACGCCATCGACCGGGACTATCCCGCCGCGCTGGCCCAGAGCATCGCGATGAACACGCTGGTGGTGCTCGAGATCTTCCACCTCTTCTTCATCCGCAACATCCATGGCGCATCGCTGACATGGGCGGCGGCGAAGGGCACGCGGATCGTCTGGGCCTGCGTCATCGCCGTCACCGCCGCGCAATTCGCGATCACCTACCTGCCGCCGCTCCAGGCGGTGTTCGGCACGCAGGCCGTGCCGCTCTTCGACGGGCTGATCATCGTGGCGGTCGGCGCGGTCTTCTTCGCGCTGATCGAGGCGGAGAAGCAGATGCGTCTGGCCTTCCGGTGGGCGAGCGCGACGCCGGCGGGATAG
- a CDS encoding ABC transporter permease: MNTITRSKEFVSTSTASATPASPLVKRLRRHWKAWRETLLPLVVLTVLFVLWEAMVRLLSVPIYMLPPPTKIAVALWGAPSAVASHTWATFVTVMGGFFLAIAVSFPLAAWITMSNFGRVAIYPLIILSQSVPKVALAPILVVMLGTNAAPKIIVAMLVAFFPLVVSTATGLSAVPKELLELGRSLRAGPMKELLRIRLPYAVPFIFAGLKMAITLSVIGAVVGEFVAADRGLGFLMTSSLAFFNTPMGFGAIVVLSVLAMVLFQIIAICERVFFPWSIRMQN; the protein is encoded by the coding sequence ATGAATACCATCACGCGGTCCAAAGAATTCGTCAGCACATCTACGGCAAGCGCGACACCCGCATCCCCGCTCGTGAAGCGACTGCGTAGACACTGGAAGGCGTGGCGCGAGACGCTTCTGCCGCTCGTTGTCCTGACGGTCCTGTTCGTGCTGTGGGAGGCCATGGTCCGGCTGCTCTCTGTGCCGATCTACATGCTGCCGCCGCCGACGAAGATCGCGGTCGCGCTCTGGGGAGCGCCGAGCGCCGTGGCAAGCCATACCTGGGCGACCTTCGTGACGGTGATGGGAGGATTCTTTCTGGCAATCGCGGTGTCCTTTCCGCTTGCCGCATGGATCACAATGTCGAATTTCGGCCGTGTGGCGATCTATCCGCTGATCATCCTGTCGCAGTCGGTTCCGAAGGTGGCTCTGGCACCGATCCTCGTGGTCATGCTGGGAACCAATGCGGCGCCGAAGATCATCGTGGCGATGCTGGTCGCCTTCTTCCCGCTGGTCGTCTCCACGGCGACAGGGCTGTCGGCGGTGCCGAAGGAGCTTTTGGAACTGGGGCGCTCGCTCCGGGCCGGTCCGATGAAGGAACTGCTGCGTATCCGCTTGCCCTATGCAGTCCCCTTCATCTTCGCGGGGCTGAAGATGGCGATCACCTTGTCGGTGATCGGTGCCGTCGTCGGCGAATTCGTCGCCGCGGACCGGGGTCTCGGTTTCCTGATGACCTCCTCGCTCGCCTTCTTCAATACGCCCATGGGCTTCGGTGCCATCGTCGTGCTGTCAGTCCTCGCGATGGTCCTGTTCCAGATCATCGCCATCTGTGAACGCGTCTTCTTTCCCTGGAGTATCCGAATGCAGAATTGA
- a CDS encoding universal stress protein, which produces MKKILVATDFSERSDRALRRAVLLARRVGAELGLVHVVDDDQPPYIVGTERKDAEKLLAQMAATLREVDGVECRTQVVLASPFIGIASAVDSLAPDLLVIGPHRRQVLKDVFIGTTAERTIRSVSCPVLMVNAPPAGPYRHVLLTTDLSEGSCNALRRLPALGGGALSRHSLLYVFDTAGLNLTFSHSLPTDAQDRYRLEAERDASRELAQFAATAGLGDLRHLARRKSTAVPHEILKAAEAEHADLVVISTHGRSGLAKMLLGSVTEQVLRDAPVDVLALPPLPETV; this is translated from the coding sequence ATGAAGAAAATCCTGGTGGCCACGGATTTCTCCGAACGTTCCGACCGGGCGCTGCGGCGCGCGGTGCTGCTGGCGCGCAGAGTCGGCGCCGAGCTCGGTCTTGTGCATGTCGTCGACGACGACCAGCCCCCCTATATCGTCGGCACCGAGCGGAAGGACGCCGAAAAGCTGCTGGCGCAGATGGCCGCCACCCTTCGGGAGGTCGACGGCGTCGAATGCCGCACACAGGTGGTCCTCGCCTCGCCCTTCATCGGGATCGCCAGCGCGGTGGACAGCCTCGCGCCCGACCTTCTCGTCATCGGGCCGCACCGCCGGCAGGTGCTGAAGGACGTGTTCATCGGCACCACGGCCGAGCGGACCATCCGCTCGGTAAGCTGTCCCGTCCTGATGGTGAACGCGCCGCCGGCCGGGCCCTACCGGCATGTGCTGCTGACGACGGACCTGTCGGAAGGCTCGTGCAACGCCCTGCGCCGCCTGCCCGCGCTGGGCGGCGGAGCCCTGTCGCGGCATTCGCTGCTCTACGTCTTCGACACCGCCGGACTGAACCTGACCTTCAGCCACTCCCTCCCGACGGATGCGCAGGACCGCTACCGTCTCGAGGCGGAGCGCGACGCCTCCCGCGAGCTCGCGCAGTTCGCCGCCACCGCCGGGCTCGGCGACCTCCGGCACCTGGCCCGGCGCAAGTCGACGGCGGTCCCCCACGAGATTCTCAAGGCGGCGGAGGCGGAACATGCCGATCTCGTCGTGATCTCGACCCATGGCCGGAGCGGCCTTGCCAAGATGCTCCTCGGCAGCGTCACCGAACAGGTCCTGCGCGACGCACCGGTGGACGTGCTCGCCCTTCCGCCCCTGCCGGAGACGGTCTGA